From a single Accipiter gentilis chromosome 10, bAccGen1.1, whole genome shotgun sequence genomic region:
- the TSEN54 gene encoding tRNA-splicing endonuclease subunit Sen54: MEPGGSRRPSAAELVAARGRKAPQRSRGQKDFIPDGSAEQAEKLRLCREEQWQLLSEERVERLGNLVKAVWKPGQGIVELQSPAGKFWHTMGFTERGKQCLLPEEALYLLECGSVQLFYRDLPLSIQEAYEILLSQEAMSLPHYQVFSHLKQLGYVVLRFDPSTVLSPYERQLNLESHCQSSGKHHRKRRRSSSPRSHEKKHKISEDLPEAEGISKKAGADCGDSSCLLMDEKPLSEQPKESDAGSEEGESNPVPLDTGQKDSLNPSRSWAGDHRESSTGTHAPRWDFTTIVLPNMAPDQPCTHLPSPDNGLLPENVLGREVDAACWCARINQKQEKLSRKEREQRERENRYKSSVNADREVRRCSNWKEYKALLEQRSQQRVWRRPPHLWDQAVTPLLRPDEATSSAALLQQISVLQPSHILDGASRLQEDPEGMKIDFNVYQADAVAKFKKTNPGKPYVRMCVRSFDEQIPSLRALKQVTYQSGDVPVVFALVDHGEIAFYSLKEFKLPVDVNH; this comes from the exons ATGGAGCCCGGCGGTTCGCGCCGCCCGAG CGCGGCGGAGCTGGTGGCGGCCCGCGGCCGCAAGGCCCCTCAGCGTTCCCGTGGCCAGAAGGATTTCATCCCCGACGGCTCGGCCGAGCAGGCGGAGAAGCTGCGCCTGTGCCGGGAGGAGCAGTGGCAGCTCCTCTCCGAGGAACGCGTGGAGCGGCT GGGGAATCTGGTGAAAGCTGTGTGGAAGCCAGGACAGGGCATCGTAGAGCTGCAGTCCCCTGCG GGGAAGTTTTGGCACACCATGGGGTTCACAGAGCGTGGCAAACAGTGCCTGCTGCCTGAGGAAGCTCTGTACTTGCTGGAGTGT GGCTCTGTTCAGCTCTTTTACAGGGATCTGCCGTTGTCAATTCAGGAAGCCTACGAGATCCTGCTGTCCCAGGAAGCGATGAGCCTGCCACATTACCAG GTGTTCAGCCACTTGAAGCAACTGGGTTATGTTGTACTGAGATTCGACCCCAG CACTGTCCTGTCTCCTTATGAGAGGCAACTAAACCTGGAAAGTCACTGCCAGAGCTCTGGGAAACACCATCGCAAAAGGAGGAGGAGTTCCAGCCCCCG GTCACATGAGAAGAAACATAAGATATCTGAGGACCTTCCAGAAGCTGAAGGGATCTCCAAAAAAGCTGGAGCTGACTGTGGAGACTCCAGTTGCCTTCTAATGGATGAAAAGCCTTTGTCAGAACAACCAAAGGAATCTGATGCTGGAAGTGAAGAGGGAGAGTCAAACCCAGTTCCTCTTGATACAGGACAAAAGGACTCCCTGAACCcctccaggagctgggctggagacCACAGGGAGAGCAGCACTGGCACCCACGCACCCCGCTGGGATTTTACCACCATCGTCTTGCCAAACATGGCCCCAGACCAGCCGTGCACACATCTGCCCTCACCTGACAACGGGCTCCTGCCAGAGAATGTGCTAGGGAGGGAGGTTGATGCAGCTTGCTGGTGTGCACGCATCAATCAGAAACAGGAGAAGCTGTCACGGAAGGAAAGGGAGCAGCGAGAGAGGGAGAACAGGTACAAGAGCAGTGTCAATGCTGACCGGGAGGTGAGGCGCTGCTCCAACTGGAAGGAATACAAAGCCCTTTTGGAGCAGAGGAGCCAGCAGAGGGTTTGGAGACGACCACCACATCTCTGGGACCAAGCTGTCACACCACTTTTGAGGCCAGATGAAGCTACCTCATCAG CTGCGCTCCTCCAGCAGATCAGCGTGCTGCAGCCCTCCCACATCCTGGATGGAGCCTCCCG GCTGCAGGAGGACCCAGAGGGCATGAAGATAGACTTCAATGTGTATCAGGCTGATGCTGTGGCCAAGTTTAAGAAGACAAACCCTGGGAAGCCATATGTCAGGATGTGTGTTAGGAG ctttGACGAGCAGATTCCATCCCTTCGGGCTTTGAAGCAGGTTACATATCAGAGTGGGGACGTCCCGGTGGTCTTTGCGCTGGTGGATCATGGAGAAATTGCCTTTTATTCACTAAAGGAATTCAAGCTGCCAGTTGATGTTAATCACTGA